The Tolypothrix sp. PCC 7712 region TGATGACTTCCAAAAGTGCCGCTTCCATATCTGACGACGGTTCATCGTTATCTAACAGTTCGCTGGCATTTTTGCCTTTAGCTTCTGCCGCAGCCCAGCCATACAGGATTTCTGCACCTGTGTTCCAAAAGAGAATTTTGTTTTCTAAATCTCTAACTAAAATCCCATCTGTAGAAATATCTAATAATGCTGCTTGTTCACGAATAGTAGCATCAGCGTGCTTACGTTCTTCTAAAGCTGCTTGACGTTCGCTAATATCTATGCAGGCACAAGTAATACCTATAATTTGTTGTGCTTCATTTCTTAATGGTTCTACCGTCAAGTCATAATATCGGATGCCTTGGGCCGTTGTAATTGATACCTCATCTCTAGTACCCACTCCCGTCACCAATACACCCAACTTCATCGCCGTTAAATGGTGGGCGCTTTCTAGGGGAATTAATTCTGAGTCACGTTTCCCCAACATTTCTTCGGCTGTAAACCCAAAAGCGGGATTATAAACCCAGGTATAACGTAATTCTAGGTCTTGGTTAAACACAAAAATGGGTGAGTTTTTCAGCGCGACTCGAAAGCGCTCTTCACTTTGTCTCAAAGCATCTTCTATTCTTTGACGCTCAATAGCATAACGCATGGAGCGTACCAGCAAATCACCTGTAACTTGCCCTTTAACTAAATAATCCTGCGCGCCTTGTTGCATCGCTTTCAGTGCTAAAGTTTCATCGGCAATTCCTGTAAGGACAATAATTGGAGTTGATTTTGCTTGATTGTGCGCTTTAATAAAGGTTTCTAAGCCCTGGCTATCTGGTAGGGAGAGATCCAAAAGCATCACGTCAAAGCTGTCGCGAGCTAAATGGTTTAATGCCTCATCAAGTTGCTCAACCGGCATCAATTCCACTACAGTTGCGGTGACATCCTGTAAAAATTCTTGCAATAAGAGGACATCACCGGGGTTATCTTCAACTAACAGGACTTTAATCGTTTCACCTGTCATTAGCATTACTCCGGTGGCAATTTGACAACCGCAAACCAAAAGTTCTCTATAGAACGAACAATTCTCACAAATTGATCGAAGTCCACTGGCTTAGTTATGTAACAGTTTGCAGCTAGGTTATAGGCTTTAAGAATATCTTCTTCGGCTTGGGAGGTTGTCAGCACAACTACAGGAATCCGTCTGAGATGTGCGTCACCTTTAATTTCTGCTAGTACCTCCCGCCCGTCTTTTTTTGGCAGGTTTAAATCAAGTAAGACAATATCGGGATGGGGGACATCAGCATATTTATCTTGTTTTCGCAAGAATGCCATTGCTTCTACCCCATCCTCCACAACATTTAAGTTCACCGAGATTTTGCTATCCTCCAAAGCGATGCGTGTCAGTAACGCATCGCCAGGATTGTCTTCTACTAGCAAAACCTCAATAGGCATAACTGCTGATAAATTGTTCACGATTGCTTACCTGCTTGATCTGGAATCGTAAAGTAAAAAATCGAGCCTTGACTCGGTTTTGACTCCATCCAGATCTGACCGCCGTGGCGTTCTATAATTTTCTTACAAATAGCTAGCCCGATTCCAGTACCGGGGTACTTACTTCTGCTATGCAAACGCTGAAAGATGACAAAAATTCGTTCAGCATACTGGGATTCTACACCAATTCCATTATCACGTACTGAGAATAACCATTCGTTTCCTGTGGGGGTGAGATGGGGATTTTCGGCTGTTTTGATGGTGTTTTGGATGGCTTGGATGTGAATTTGGGGTGGTTCCTCCCGATGAAATTTGATAGCGTTGGCAATCAGGTTTTGAAAGACTTGTGCCAGTTGTGTAGTATCAGCCATAATTTCGGGCAGAGGATCGCAGGTAATTACAGCATTGCTTTCTTTGATTGCTACTTCCAAATTGGCGATCGCTTTTTCCACCACAGTCTGACAATCTATTAATTTAAAGGGTTGTCCCCTAGTGCTAACGCGGGAATAGTTCAACAAATCATTAATTAAGGTTTGCATCCGCTGCGCCCCATCAACAGCGTAGTTAATAAACTCATCTGCACGGCTATCTAGCTGACTTTTATACCTGCGCTCTAAGAGTTGTAAGTAACTAGTCACCATCCGCAATGGTTCTTGCAAGTCATGGGAAGCAATGTAAGCAAACTGTTCTAACTCGGTATTAGAACGAGTGAGTTCTTGCCGTTGGCGGGTTTCTTGTTCTAACAGTTGGGCTTGCCACAAAGCAATACCAATTTGGTTAGCTAGTTGCTGTAATAAATCCAGTTCATGACTATGCCACTCGCGGGGGCTACTACATTGATGAGCAATCAACAAGCCCCAAATACCCTCGCCACTAAGAATTGGCACTACTAAGTTAGATTTAACACCATACTTTTGCAGCATTTCTCGATGGCAGTTTCGGATATTAGCATGATCAACATCTGTAATTGTGCTGACTCTACCTTGCCGATATCTTTCTAAGTAATTTTGCTGAAAGCAGTGGTCAATAATTTTTTGCCCCAACACTACAGGCCAACCAGGTAACACTGCTTCTTGCACTACCGTTCCCGAACCATCTGGCCACAGCCGGAAAATTAAAACTCGGTCGGATTGTAGGAGTTTTTGCACCTCTGTAACTGTGGTTTGCAGAATTTCTTCTATCTTGAGAGAGTCACGAATTTTGACAATGATTTGCGAAAATAATTGCGATCGCTGATTTTGCTGTTTGATTTGTTCTTCTGCTTGTTTGCGGTCATCAATATCGGTATGAGAACCGACCATTCGCACGACTTCTCCGTTGCTATCCCAAACTGCTTGCCCCCGATCTAAAATCCACTTATAGTTGCCATCTTTGCACTGAATGCGATGCTCAGTTACATAATATGGCGTTTTTTTGTCAAAATGTTCGTGAACGGCGGCTAATACCCAATCTAAATCTTCAGGATGAACTCGTTTTGACCATTCATCTAAATTATGAGGAATTTCTTGGTCGGTATAACCCAGCATTTCTTTCCAACGTGGGGAAAAGAATACTTCATTGGTTTTGACATTCCAATCCCAAATACCATCATTGTTGCCAGTTAAGGCCAATTGCCAGCGTAGTTCACTCGCCTGTAATGCTTCCTCAGCTTGCTTGCGCGCAGTCAAGTCAAGTGTAACCCCAATCATCCGCGTCGGTTGACCATCACCATCATAAATCCCCACACCTCGCGCTAGTATCCAGTGAACGCTGCCATCTGGCCAAATATTGCGATATTCTGCCTCATAATCGCTGTGATTTGCTAGAGCTTGTCTGACAGACTCTTGCATATAAGCGCGATCGTTGGGATGGATAGCTTGTAGTAAAGTGTCATAGGTAAACTCAGCTGACTCATCCAGACCCAAATTAGCCTTGCATTGCTTAGAGGCTGATAGCTCGCCTGTGAGCAAATTATGCTCCCAAGAGCCAAGTTTAGCAGCTTGCAATGCTATCTTCAGACGGCGATCGCTTTCGGTTAAAGCTGCTTCTACTTGTTTGCGATCAGTAATATCTCTGGTAAAACAGCGTGTATGGATAAATTCACCGTTTTCCCACAATACATTAGAGTGAATCAAAACATAGCGAATCGAACCATCCTGACAGCGCATCCGGGCTTCGTAATTTTGTAAATTTTCATTGTTACTCAGCCTTTGCATAATATCCGCGATCGCTTCTGGGTCAACATGAAACTCCGCGATCGAGTGTCCAATATACTCTGAGCGAGTGTAGCCTAAAAGGTCAAGTTCTGCCTGATTTGCCCAGAGAATCGTGCCATCAGCCTGTACCCAATGCATCCCGACATTAGCATTTTCTACAAAGTCTTTCAGTTCTTGCTGACTTCGTTCTAGTGCGGCTGTGACTCGCTGCTGTTCTAGGGAAACACGGGATAATTCTGCTAAATTCCGTCTTAATTCTAATTGGTCAATGACCTGGCGACCTAAAGCTTGCAGTGCTTCTATTTGTTGTTGGTTTAATTGTCGTGGTTCTTGATCGATAACGCAGAGAGTTCCTAGTACATCTCCCGTGGGAGTAATCAAAGGCACACCTGCATAAAATCTGACAAAGGGATAGGCAATGACTACCGGATTATTAGCTAACTTTTCATCAGCTAATGTATCCGGCACAACTACAAAATCTCGTCGCTCTACGCAAAGATAGGATAAACCTACATTCCGAGGCATTTGTGGTACATCTAAGCCTAGTTTGGCCTTAAACCATTGGCGGTTTTCATCAATGAAATTGACTAAAGCGATCGAAGTACCACAAATAAAGGCTGCTAACTTAGCCAAGTTATCATAGGCTGCTTCTGGTTCGGTATCGAGAATTTGGTACTGGCGGAGGGCTGCAAGTCTTGCGGCTTCGCTATTAGGTAGCACAGGCTTTATAAATAATTATGAACATTTCTGATTTATCTAAATTTTAGAGAATTTTTTAATTTGAGCATCAAAGATGGTTGCTAACTGTTTAGGACTTACGCAAGTGTCACATTTTTTTCGTTGAGGCTGTCAAGGGGAGCCAGTTACGTGCGGTGAGACCAGCGCTGCAGGAGGGTTTCCCTCCGTAGGCGACTGGCGCTCGCGTAGCGTATCCGAAGGATTCACCCGAAGGGAGGTTCCCTCCGTTGAGTGAACTGGCGTTCAAAAGTCAAAAGTCCAAAAAACTGAATTTTTGACCCTTGACCCTTGACTCTTGACTCTTAAACCAGAAGATGGGTGTACCAGTTGCGTAAGTCCTGCTGTTATCTGACTTGATGCCTATCAAGAACTGTGGAAGAAGGAAACAGAGAAGAAAGAATCAATGTATACATAGCTTCGCACAAATCAAATATGATTCCTATAGTTAAGCTGGCAAGGAAATAAATTATCTGTTGTGGTTTCGCCTCAGAATTAATGAAAAGCCTACACCCTATGGATTTTGCATTTTGCCCCACAGTACTAGCGACTATGCAAGAGGCTACTCTAAACTGGAATAATGGAAGTATCGTTCAGCAAACAGCTAGCAAAAACTGAAGATTGTAGTTTTTCCTTGGCGATTTTCGTGAACACTTATTTAAATAGTGTAGAAATCCTTAACTCAAATTCTGTCAGATGTGCTGGGAGTAATAATAATGGTTGTTAAGTTAATTATTTTTGGGCTAATTGCAGGTTATGTATATGGCGCTTGGAAGTTCTGGAAGGGATTTGAGCGCACTAACTTTAGACCTAGTTTGACCAATCGTATTGGTTTATCTTTGTTGTGGCCTGCTTTATTTGCTACGAATCCATCCTATCGCCGCAACTTTAGAAAAGCTTTAAAAGGCCAATAATCAGCGAATTTCCAACTCGGAATAATTATTTATACCTTTTAATGTTTTTATGAATATTCCCTAGCCAAGCTAGGGAATATTTTTTTCAGGCATGATCAAAAGTTAAGTTATGCCTGCTAGAGAGCGAAATGGGCAAAATTTTATGGATTCTGGAATGTCAAAATCCTTATCCTACAAGAAAATCTGGGATATTTTTTATTGGCAATTTCCTGAATCCATCATCCATAATTCGTAATTGTTTAACTACAAATTATGGATTAATTATGGATTGTTGATTATCTATTTCTACGACCATTGGTGAGAACGTTAATTGCTGCACCTGCTGCTGCACCATCGATCGCATCGCCACCAGGATTTTTGGTGCCATGCAGAATGATGCCTGTAACTGTACTAGCAGCTGCACCAACTCCCACATCTTGACCTAAGTTACCAACTCTGCGGTTACGTGCTTGCTTTCTTGTACCGTGGACAGCATTCACCGCAGCACCAGCCGCAGCGCCTTTGATGGCATTATTAATAACGGCACCATTTCCTCTAACAGCACCAGTGACTACACCTGCACCTGCCCCAATACCGATATCGCGTAACATATCAGCAGAAGCCGGTTTAGCAGGGACTAAGGTACCGCCGGCTAAACTTGCAGCCATCAAGCCGGGTAGAATTGCGCGTTTTAAGTTGAGATTCATAGTGGTATTTTCTCAAAAAGTCCAACAATGCTCATACAACCGAAGTTGTTGTATTTACTGACTTTATTTTTATTCTAGACAACAACCACGGTTCGTTATGGCGTGAATACCGATCATCCCATATACAAGCAGGCGATCGCATCTGTAAAAAGCTAGAAATTGGGAATGGGGCATTGGGCATTGGGCATGGGGCATTGGGTGTTTGGTAATGGGTAATTGGTAATGGGTAATGGGTAATTGGTGTTTCTCCCTTATCCCCCTTATCCCCCTCATCTCCTAGTCCCCAGTCCCTAATCCCCAGTCCCCAATCAAATCGCCTGTATCCACTCTTGAATAGAGTATTCTGTCCAAATACCGTTTTGCCAGTAGGGGTCATTTTCAATCAACTGGCGTACGGTGGCTTCGTCATCGGCTTCATAAATACCAAAAACTTTGGTGACATCTTTGGTAGGGCCGATTGTAATCAGCACACCAGATTCTTTTTGTTTGGCTAAACCATCTAAATGGGCTTGACGATAAGGGGCGCGTTTTTCTAAAACATCTTCGCAGTAACTTCCCAATAATACATATTTGGGCATTTGGTATTTGTCCTTTGGTGTTGGGTGTTTGGTGTTTGGTAATTGGTGTTTCCCCTTGTCCCCTTGTCTCCCAGTCAACAGTCCCCAGTCAACAGTCAACAGTCAACAATCTTAACTTCTCAAATTCACACCAAATTTCTCTACCAAAGCTTCGCGCACTTTGTTGTGTACTGGTTCGACTTCGGCATCGGTGAGGGTGCGATCGCTGGAGCGGTAAATTAGGCGGAAGGCTAAACTACGTTGTCCTCTGGGGACGTTTTCACCGCGATATTCATCGAATAATTCCACGGATTCTAGTAATTCTTTACCTGCTTTGTTAATCGCTTTTTCGATTTCGGCGACTGTAACTTTCACAGGTGCGAAGAAGGCGATATCGCGATCGCTGGCGGGGTAGGTGGAATAGGATTTAAATACTGGGGTGAGAATTTCGTCTTGATCCAGGGCATCCAATAGCACATCCGCATCTAGTTGAAATGCGTAGACGGAATCTGGTAACCCTTTTTCTCGCCGCAGTTGGGGATGGAGTTGACCAAAAATGCCCAAGCTGTTACCTCTAATCCAGAGAGAAGCTGTGCGTCCTGGGTGTAAGCGTGGATCGCGGCAATCAGGTTGATATTCTACTTGTAAACCAAGTTGGCCAAATACGCTGTCGAGAATGCCCTTGGCTTCATACCAAGTCATGGGTTGTTCGCGTCCGCTGCTTGTCCATTGGCTGACAGTGCGATCGCCCCCTATAATTCCCGCGATCGCTTCGGTTTCTTGTAATCCGTCTTCTTCGCGTGAGAAAATCCGCCCAATTTCAAAGCCGTTGAGGGAACCGTTTCCTTGTTCGAGGTTGTATTGGAAGGCATCAATTAACCCAGAGATTAAATCGCTTCGCAATGCGGAATATTCGACAAATAAGGGGTTTGACAGGACGATTTGTCTGTTTTCCCCTGGTTTGACTAGAGAGTATTGGATTAATTCTGTCAGTCCGGCGGCGCGGAATAAAGCGCGCAATTTGCGGATGAGTTCTTGATCTAAAGGCAAATAGCCGGCTTCTGCTTTGTGGGGTAAGGTATCACAAAAGTTGTCATAGCCGTAAAGCCGGGCAATTTCTTCAATTAAGTCAATTTCCCGTTCTAAGTCGCGGTAACGGTAGGGTGGTACAGAAACTTTCCAAGAGCGATCGCCTGCTGGGGTGAGTTCACAACCAAGTGCAGTTAAAATCCGCTCAACGTCCTTTTCCTCGAGTTCTCCAGTCTCTTCGCCTAAGTCAATTGGCCCTAGTACTTGATTAACTCGGTCTAAGCGCAGTGCAATGGAACGCGTCCAGGTTGAGGGGTCGGGGCGAGTATCAGCGATTTCTTGTTGGGTAATTACGCCACCAGCTAATTCAGTTAGCAGCGATAAAGCCCGACGACAGGCTACTTCTAATTCGGCCCGGTTCACACCTCGTTCGTATCTGCCAGAAGATTCACTTCTTAAACCAACACCACGAGAAGAACGGCGAATCGCTACGGAATCAAATAAGGCGGCTTCTAATACCAGGCTTTGCGTACCTTCATAAACTTCCGTTTCTTCTCCACCCATGACTCCTGCGATCGCCACTGGTTTGTTGTTGGCGGTGATTAATAAGT contains the following coding sequences:
- a CDS encoding PAS domain-containing protein, with translation MKPVLPNSEAARLAALRQYQILDTEPEAAYDNLAKLAAFICGTSIALVNFIDENRQWFKAKLGLDVPQMPRNVGLSYLCVERRDFVVVPDTLADEKLANNPVVIAYPFVRFYAGVPLITPTGDVLGTLCVIDQEPRQLNQQQIEALQALGRQVIDQLELRRNLAELSRVSLEQQRVTAALERSQQELKDFVENANVGMHWVQADGTILWANQAELDLLGYTRSEYIGHSIAEFHVDPEAIADIMQRLSNNENLQNYEARMRCQDGSIRYVLIHSNVLWENGEFIHTRCFTRDITDRKQVEAALTESDRRLKIALQAAKLGSWEHNLLTGELSASKQCKANLGLDESAEFTYDTLLQAIHPNDRAYMQESVRQALANHSDYEAEYRNIWPDGSVHWILARGVGIYDGDGQPTRMIGVTLDLTARKQAEEALQASELRWQLALTGNNDGIWDWNVKTNEVFFSPRWKEMLGYTDQEIPHNLDEWSKRVHPEDLDWVLAAVHEHFDKKTPYYVTEHRIQCKDGNYKWILDRGQAVWDSNGEVVRMVGSHTDIDDRKQAEEQIKQQNQRSQLFSQIIVKIRDSLKIEEILQTTVTEVQKLLQSDRVLIFRLWPDGSGTVVQEAVLPGWPVVLGQKIIDHCFQQNYLERYRQGRVSTITDVDHANIRNCHREMLQKYGVKSNLVVPILSGEGIWGLLIAHQCSSPREWHSHELDLLQQLANQIGIALWQAQLLEQETRQRQELTRSNTELEQFAYIASHDLQEPLRMVTSYLQLLERRYKSQLDSRADEFINYAVDGAQRMQTLINDLLNYSRVSTRGQPFKLIDCQTVVEKAIANLEVAIKESNAVITCDPLPEIMADTTQLAQVFQNLIANAIKFHREEPPQIHIQAIQNTIKTAENPHLTPTGNEWLFSVRDNGIGVESQYAERIFVIFQRLHSRSKYPGTGIGLAICKKIIERHGGQIWMESKPSQGSIFYFTIPDQAGKQS
- the pheT gene encoding phenylalanine--tRNA ligase subunit beta; the protein is MRISLSWLRELVEIKLSPEELAETLTMAGFEVEDIEDRRTWANGVVVGRVLERQPHPNADKLSVCQVDIGAAETLNIVCGAANVRADIYVPVATIGTYLPNIDLKIKPAKLRGVPSQGMICSLKELGLPTDVDGIHIFSQENLTLGSDVRPLLGLEDVILDVTATANRADALSMVGIAREVAALTGGKLSIPQPGEVSITQSGGNLAVSVSETQACPAYIGTVIEQVKIAPSPGWLQQRLQAAGVRPINNVVDITNYVLLEWGQPLHAFDRERLKSVAGSDNVTIGVRFASAGESFKTLDGQTRTLSAQNLLITANNKPVAIAGVMGGEETEVYEGTQSLVLEAALFDSVAIRRSSRGVGLRSESSGRYERGVNRAELEVACRRALSLLTELAGGVITQQEIADTRPDPSTWTRSIALRLDRVNQVLGPIDLGEETGELEEKDVERILTALGCELTPAGDRSWKVSVPPYRYRDLEREIDLIEEIARLYGYDNFCDTLPHKAEAGYLPLDQELIRKLRALFRAAGLTELIQYSLVKPGENRQIVLSNPLFVEYSALRSDLISGLIDAFQYNLEQGNGSLNGFEIGRIFSREEDGLQETEAIAGIIGGDRTVSQWTSSGREQPMTWYEAKGILDSVFGQLGLQVEYQPDCRDPRLHPGRTASLWIRGNSLGIFGQLHPQLRREKGLPDSVYAFQLDADVLLDALDQDEILTPVFKSYSTYPASDRDIAFFAPVKVTVAEIEKAINKAGKELLESVELFDEYRGENVPRGQRSLAFRLIYRSSDRTLTDAEVEPVHNKVREALVEKFGVNLRS
- a CDS encoding YciI family protein, encoding MPKYVLLGSYCEDVLEKRAPYRQAHLDGLAKQKESGVLITIGPTKDVTKVFGIYEADDEATVRQLIENDPYWQNGIWTEYSIQEWIQAI
- a CDS encoding response regulator, whose translation is MPIEVLLVEDNPGDALLTRIALEDSKISVNLNVVEDGVEAMAFLRKQDKYADVPHPDIVLLDLNLPKKDGREVLAEIKGDAHLRRIPVVVLTTSQAEEDILKAYNLAANCYITKPVDFDQFVRIVRSIENFWFAVVKLPPE